In Streptomyces sp. RFCAC02, the following proteins share a genomic window:
- a CDS encoding DoxX family membrane protein: MAVQHHPTVAGTTRAAPAPAPSGHTLSTAGLKTLAALRIVTGAIFVWAFLDKLFGLSYSTPTERSWLEGASPASGYLSHVSVGPMESTYHGWAGNTLIDLLYMGGLLGVGLALVAGIGLRVTAVAGPLMMLFLWLGEFPPAQHLSDGTPSMSTNPLIDQHVVYATVMVVVGVCSAGRVWGLGGAWARLPVVQRYPWLR, encoded by the coding sequence CGTCGCCGGCACCACCAGGGCGGCTCCGGCACCGGCCCCGTCCGGGCACACGCTGAGCACCGCGGGCCTGAAGACGCTCGCGGCGCTGCGCATCGTCACCGGCGCGATCTTCGTGTGGGCCTTCCTCGACAAGCTGTTCGGCCTCAGCTACTCGACCCCGACCGAGCGGTCCTGGCTGGAGGGGGCGTCGCCCGCGAGCGGGTACCTCTCGCACGTGTCGGTCGGCCCGATGGAGTCGACGTACCACGGCTGGGCCGGCAACACCCTGATCGACCTGCTCTACATGGGCGGTCTCCTCGGCGTCGGCCTCGCCCTCGTCGCCGGCATCGGCCTGCGCGTCACGGCCGTCGCGGGACCGCTGATGATGCTCTTCCTGTGGCTCGGCGAGTTCCCGCCGGCACAGCACCTCTCGGACGGCACACCCAGCATGTCGACCAATCCCCTGATCGACCAGCACGTCGTCTACGCCACCGTCATGGTCGTCGTCGGCGTCTGCTCCGCCGGCCGTGTATGGGGTCTCGGCGGCGCCTGGGCGCGCCTGCCCGTCGTTCAGCGCTACCCCTGGCTGCGCTGA
- a CDS encoding FMN reductase: protein MRLAVVTAGLSVPSSSRLLADRLATATAERTGAEVTVVELRELAGSIAHNLTAHFPDPRLAAVIDEVTGADGLIAVTPVFSASYSGLFKSFFDVLEPDALTGKPVLMGATGGTPRHSLVLEHAMRPLFSYLRAVTVPTGVYAASQDWGTAGDGGGRELHARVERAAGELAALMTGPAGRAVAPVTEPEEERVADAEEPLVPFAQQLAQLGIEPPPGHREG from the coding sequence ATGAGACTCGCCGTCGTCACCGCAGGGCTGAGCGTCCCCTCGTCATCCCGGCTGCTCGCCGACCGGCTCGCCACGGCCACGGCCGAGCGCACCGGCGCGGAGGTGACCGTCGTGGAGCTGCGCGAGCTGGCGGGCAGCATCGCCCACAACCTGACCGCGCACTTCCCCGACCCGCGGCTGGCCGCCGTCATCGACGAGGTCACCGGCGCCGACGGCCTGATCGCCGTGACACCGGTGTTCTCGGCCTCCTACAGCGGCCTGTTCAAGTCGTTCTTCGACGTCCTGGAGCCCGACGCGCTCACCGGCAAGCCCGTACTGATGGGCGCCACCGGCGGCACCCCGCGCCACTCCCTCGTGCTGGAGCACGCCATGCGTCCCCTGTTCTCCTACCTGCGGGCCGTCACCGTCCCGACCGGCGTCTACGCCGCCTCGCAGGACTGGGGCACGGCGGGCGACGGCGGCGGGAGGGAACTGCACGCCCGCGTCGAGCGCGCGGCCGGTGAACTGGCGGCGCTGATGACCGGCCCGGCGGGCAGGGCCGTCGCGCCCGTCACCGAGCCGGAGGAGGAACGGGTGGCGGACGCCGAGGAGCCGCTCGTGCCGTTCGCGCAGCAGCTCGCGCAGCTCGGCATCGAACCGCCGCCCGGACACCGGGAGGGGTGA
- a CDS encoding CoA-binding protein, with translation MYGDNETVRRILTEAGDTWAVVGLSDNPARAAHGVAAVLQRFGKRIVPVHPKAETVHGERGYASLADIPFPVDVVDVFVNSALAGAVADEAVAAGAKAVWFQLGVVDETAYARTRAAGLDMVMDRCLAIEIRSLGLV, from the coding sequence GTGTATGGGGACAACGAAACCGTCCGCCGCATCCTCACCGAGGCGGGCGACACCTGGGCCGTCGTGGGCCTGTCGGACAATCCGGCGCGGGCCGCGCACGGCGTCGCCGCCGTGCTGCAGCGTTTCGGCAAACGGATCGTGCCGGTGCACCCGAAGGCGGAGACGGTGCACGGGGAGCGGGGGTACGCGTCCCTCGCCGACATCCCGTTCCCGGTCGACGTGGTCGACGTCTTCGTGAACAGCGCCCTGGCCGGCGCAGTCGCTGACGAGGCCGTCGCCGCGGGGGCGAAGGCCGTGTGGTTCCAGCTCGGCGTGGTCGACGAGACCGCCTACGCACGCACCCGGGCCGCCGGCCTCGACATGGTGATGGACCGCTGCCTGGCGATCGAGATCAGGAGCCTCGGGCTGGTCTGA
- a CDS encoding ABC transporter ATP-binding protein, translating to MTRPAPAEGGPARPSRPDRPHEVRRILALFRPYRGRLATVAALVAASSLVAVASPFLLREIIDTALPERRTGLLGLLALGMIAAAVTSSVFGVLQTLVSTTVGQQVMHDLRTAVYGKLQQMPLAFFTRTRTGEVQSRIANDIGGMQATVTSTATSLVSNLTSVVATVVAMLALDWRLTLLSLALLPFFVWIARRVGRERKRITTQRQKQMAVMAAMVTESLSVSGILLGRTMGRADALTSEFSGESERLVRLEVRASMAGRWRMATIGMIMAAIPALLYWSAGALLELGGTPPSIGTLVAFVGLQQGLLRPAVSLLSTGVDIQASLALFQRIFEYLDLPVDITERPDPVRLRRVRGEIRFEDVSFAYAPAGPATLRDIRLTVPAGSSLAVVGATGAGKSTLGYLVPRLYDVTAGRVTLDGVDVRDLDFASVARAVGVVSQETYLFHATVAENLRFARPDASDAEIEAAARAAQIHDHIASLPDGYDTVVGERGYRFSGGEKQRLALARTILRDPPVLVLDEATSALDTRTELAVQHAIDALSAGRTTLTIAHRLSTVRDADQIVVLDGGRIAERGTHDELLALGGRYAALVRRDAEDRVTP from the coding sequence ATGACCCGGCCAGCCCCCGCCGAGGGCGGACCGGCCCGGCCGTCCCGGCCCGACCGGCCGCACGAGGTCCGCCGCATCCTCGCCCTCTTCCGTCCCTACCGCGGCCGTCTCGCCACCGTCGCCGCCCTGGTCGCGGCCTCGTCCCTGGTCGCCGTCGCCTCGCCGTTCCTGCTCCGCGAGATCATCGACACCGCCCTGCCGGAGCGCCGCACCGGTCTGCTGGGGCTCCTCGCGCTCGGCATGATCGCCGCCGCCGTCACCAGCAGCGTCTTCGGCGTCCTCCAGACCCTGGTCTCGACCACCGTCGGCCAGCAGGTCATGCACGACCTGCGGACCGCCGTATACGGGAAACTCCAGCAGATGCCGCTGGCGTTCTTCACCCGCACCCGGACCGGCGAGGTGCAGTCGCGCATCGCGAACGACATCGGTGGCATGCAGGCCACGGTGACGTCGACCGCGACCTCCCTCGTCTCGAACCTCACCTCCGTCGTCGCGACCGTCGTCGCGATGCTGGCGCTGGACTGGCGGCTGACCCTCCTGTCCCTGGCGCTGCTGCCGTTCTTCGTCTGGATCGCCCGCCGCGTCGGCCGGGAGCGCAAACGCATCACGACGCAGCGCCAGAAGCAGATGGCGGTCATGGCGGCGATGGTGACCGAGTCGCTGTCCGTGAGCGGCATCCTGCTCGGCCGCACGATGGGCCGCGCCGACGCGCTGACCAGTGAGTTCTCCGGCGAGTCGGAGCGGCTCGTGCGCCTGGAGGTGCGCGCCAGCATGGCGGGCCGCTGGCGGATGGCCACAATCGGCATGATCATGGCGGCCATCCCCGCACTGCTGTACTGGTCAGCCGGTGCCCTCCTCGAACTGGGCGGCACCCCGCCGTCGATCGGCACGCTCGTCGCCTTCGTGGGGCTCCAGCAGGGGCTGCTGCGGCCCGCCGTCTCGCTCCTGTCGACCGGGGTGGACATCCAGGCGTCGCTGGCGCTGTTCCAGCGGATCTTCGAGTACCTCGACCTGCCGGTGGACATCACCGAGCGCCCCGATCCGGTGCGGCTGCGCCGGGTGCGCGGGGAGATCCGGTTCGAGGACGTGTCGTTCGCCTACGCCCCGGCCGGTCCGGCCACGCTGCGGGACATCCGGCTCACCGTCCCGGCGGGCTCGTCGCTCGCCGTCGTCGGTGCCACGGGCGCGGGCAAGAGCACCCTCGGCTACCTGGTGCCGCGGCTGTACGACGTGACGGCGGGCCGGGTCACCCTCGACGGCGTCGACGTGCGCGACCTCGATTTCGCCTCGGTGGCCCGCGCGGTGGGTGTCGTCTCGCAGGAGACCTACCTCTTCCACGCCACCGTCGCCGAGAACCTCCGCTTCGCCCGCCCCGACGCGAGCGACGCCGAGATCGAGGCGGCCGCCCGCGCCGCGCAGATCCACGACCACATCGCCTCCCTCCCCGACGGGTACGACACGGTCGTCGGCGAGCGGGGCTACCGGTTCTCCGGCGGTGAGAAGCAGCGCCTCGCCCTCGCGCGGACGATCCTGCGGGACCCGCCCGTCCTGGTCCTGGACGAGGCGACCAGCGCACTGGACACCCGTACGGAACTGGCCGTCCAGCACGCCATCGACGCCCTCTCCGCCGGGCGCACGACGCTCACGATCGCCCACCGCCTCTCCACGGTGCGGGACGCCGACCAGATCGTGGTCCTCGACGGCGGACGGATCGCCGAGCGGGGCACGCACGACGAACTGCTCGCCCTCGGCGGCCGGTACGCCGCCCTCGTCCGCCGCGACGCCGAGGACCGCGTCACCCCCTGA
- a CDS encoding response regulator transcription factor, whose product MADREQAGPDTPIRVFLLDDHEVVRRGVHDLLNDEPDIEVVGEAATAEQALVRVPALRPDVAVLDVRLSDGDGVSVCRELRSRLPEVACLMLTSFDDEEALLDSIMAGAAGYVLKQIQGSDLVSAVRTVARGQSLLDPSATTRLMARLRGGTEQEAEPDTLPGLTEREREILLLIGEGLTNRQIGQRLYLAEKTVKNHISRLLAKLGVQRRIQAAVIATEARDRLRGDAR is encoded by the coding sequence ATGGCGGACCGCGAGCAGGCCGGCCCCGACACCCCGATCCGGGTCTTCCTCCTCGACGACCACGAGGTGGTGCGGCGCGGGGTCCACGACCTCCTGAACGACGAGCCGGACATCGAGGTGGTCGGCGAGGCCGCCACCGCCGAGCAGGCACTCGTGCGCGTCCCCGCCCTGCGCCCCGACGTCGCCGTGCTCGACGTCCGCCTGTCCGACGGCGACGGTGTGAGCGTCTGCCGGGAACTGCGGTCACGCCTGCCGGAGGTGGCCTGCCTCATGCTGACCTCGTTCGACGACGAGGAGGCGCTGCTCGACTCGATCATGGCGGGCGCGGCCGGCTACGTCCTGAAGCAGATCCAGGGGTCCGACCTCGTCTCCGCCGTACGCACCGTGGCCCGCGGCCAGTCGCTCCTCGACCCCAGCGCCACCACCCGGCTGATGGCGCGGCTGCGGGGCGGCACGGAGCAGGAGGCGGAGCCGGACACGCTGCCCGGCCTGACCGAACGGGAGCGGGAGATCCTGCTGCTCATCGGCGAGGGGCTGACCAACCGGCAGATCGGCCAGCGCCTCTACCTGGCGGAGAAGACGGTGAAGAACCACATCTCCCGGCTGCTCGCCAAGCTCGGTGTGCAGCGGCGCATCCAGGCCGCCGTCATCGCCACCGAGGCCCGCGACCGGCTGCGCGGCGACGCGCGCTGA
- a CDS encoding YigZ family protein has protein sequence MADGYRTVAGESFHETEVNRSRFLCALAPVGDEEAAGAFVARARAAHPTASHTCWAYVLGADASVQRSSDDGEPGGTAGLPMLQMLLRREVRFTIAVVTRWFGGTKLGAGGLIRAYGGAVGAALDAAGTVTRHRLRLASVTVGHERAGRLENELRAGGYAVRGVDYGAEVTIGVALPADRTEAFRAWLAGATAGAARLDLGGETWTAPA, from the coding sequence GTGGCGGACGGGTACAGGACGGTGGCGGGTGAGAGCTTCCACGAGACGGAGGTGAACCGCTCGCGGTTCCTGTGCGCCCTCGCGCCGGTCGGCGACGAGGAGGCCGCCGGCGCCTTCGTCGCCCGGGCACGCGCCGCCCACCCGACCGCGTCCCACACCTGCTGGGCGTACGTCCTCGGCGCCGACGCGTCCGTGCAGCGCAGCAGCGACGACGGCGAACCGGGCGGCACGGCGGGGCTGCCGATGCTGCAGATGCTGCTGCGCCGGGAGGTGCGGTTCACGATCGCGGTGGTCACCCGGTGGTTCGGCGGCACCAAGCTCGGGGCGGGCGGCCTGATCCGGGCGTACGGCGGCGCCGTCGGCGCGGCCCTGGACGCGGCCGGCACGGTCACCCGCCACCGGCTCAGGCTCGCGTCCGTCACGGTCGGCCACGAGCGGGCCGGCCGCCTGGAGAACGAGCTGCGCGCGGGCGGGTACGCCGTACGCGGCGTGGACTACGGCGCCGAGGTCACCATCGGCGTGGCGCTGCCGGCCGACCGGACCGAGGCGTTCCGCGCCTGGCTCGCCGGCGCGACGGCCGGCGCCGCGCGTCTCGACCTGGGCGGCGAGACGTGGACGGCGCCGGCCTGA
- a CDS encoding GAF domain-containing protein gives MGRSEESGEARVRLPQLRLDELLEELQARVDAARGTRDRVHSLLEAVLTVGRELDLEQALRRILDAAAALVDAEYAALGVIGPDGRRLSDFLTVGVSDEEIARIGPFPEGHGILGELIRHPEPLRLRKLSEHPASFGIPAHHPPMHTFLGVPIRVRDQVFGNLYLTEKRGGAEFDEEDEAILSTLAVAAGVAIDNARLYEESRLRERWLRTSAEITHSLMSGSERGEVLGTIAERSREITGAALAVVAVPMAGTDALTVELAIGQEADAHRGLVLPVDDSLIGLAFSTAAPVTSPDISRDGRVSAGPPRFSGLGPAVAVPIGSGDGVRGVVLLVRTAGRSPFTEEETGPLLGFAAQAAVAMELAERRQDAEQIALLEDRDRIARDLHDLAIQRLFATGMTLQSAGRFIDHAGAKERVLRAVDDLDETIKIIRTTIFGLRARDDDASPGLRARVVRVVGEAAPVLGLAPGLRMEGLLDTHVPRETADHVVAVLSESLTNIARHARAGHADVVLETDGRTVRLTVADDGVGIPPGGRRSGLANMAERARKLGGDLERSTPEGGGTRLVWQVPVRDR, from the coding sequence GTGGGACGCTCCGAGGAGTCGGGAGAGGCCAGGGTGCGGCTGCCGCAACTGCGCCTGGACGAGCTGCTGGAGGAGCTGCAGGCCCGCGTCGACGCGGCACGCGGCACCCGCGACCGGGTGCACAGTCTGCTGGAGGCGGTGCTCACCGTCGGCCGGGAACTCGACCTGGAGCAGGCGCTGCGCCGCATCCTCGACGCCGCCGCGGCCCTGGTCGACGCCGAGTACGCGGCCCTCGGCGTGATCGGCCCGGACGGCAGGCGCCTGTCGGACTTCCTCACCGTCGGTGTCAGCGACGAGGAGATCGCCCGCATCGGGCCGTTCCCCGAGGGCCACGGCATCCTCGGCGAGCTGATCCGGCACCCGGAGCCCCTGCGGCTGCGCAAGCTCTCCGAGCACCCGGCGTCGTTCGGCATCCCCGCCCACCACCCGCCGATGCACACCTTCCTCGGGGTGCCGATCCGGGTGCGCGACCAGGTGTTCGGGAACCTCTACCTGACCGAGAAGCGGGGCGGTGCCGAGTTCGACGAGGAGGACGAGGCCATCCTGTCCACGCTCGCCGTGGCCGCCGGCGTGGCGATCGACAACGCCCGCCTGTACGAGGAGTCCCGGCTGCGCGAGCGCTGGCTGCGCACGAGCGCGGAGATCACGCACAGTCTGATGTCCGGCAGCGAGCGGGGCGAGGTGCTCGGGACGATCGCCGAGCGGTCGCGGGAGATCACCGGCGCCGCCCTCGCGGTGGTGGCCGTCCCGATGGCGGGGACCGACGCGCTCACCGTCGAGCTGGCCATCGGGCAGGAGGCCGACGCGCACCGCGGTCTCGTGCTGCCCGTGGACGACAGCCTGATCGGCCTCGCCTTCTCCACCGCCGCCCCCGTCACGAGCCCGGACATCTCCCGCGACGGACGGGTCTCGGCCGGCCCGCCCCGTTTCTCCGGCCTCGGTCCGGCCGTTGCCGTGCCCATCGGCAGCGGCGACGGCGTACGGGGTGTCGTGCTGCTGGTGCGTACGGCCGGCCGCAGCCCGTTCACCGAGGAGGAGACCGGTCCGCTGCTCGGCTTCGCCGCGCAGGCCGCCGTCGCCATGGAACTGGCCGAGCGGCGGCAGGACGCCGAGCAGATCGCGCTGCTCGAGGACCGCGACCGCATCGCCCGCGATCTGCACGACCTCGCGATCCAGCGGCTGTTCGCCACCGGCATGACCCTCCAGAGCGCGGGCCGGTTCATCGACCACGCAGGGGCCAAGGAGCGCGTGCTGCGGGCCGTGGACGACCTGGACGAGACCATCAAGATCATCCGTACGACGATCTTCGGCCTGCGCGCCCGTGACGACGACGCGTCCCCGGGCCTGCGGGCGCGGGTCGTCCGCGTCGTCGGCGAGGCGGCGCCGGTCCTCGGCCTCGCCCCCGGACTCCGCATGGAGGGGCTCCTCGACACCCACGTGCCGCGGGAGACCGCCGACCACGTCGTGGCCGTCCTGTCCGAGTCGCTGACCAACATCGCGCGGCACGCCCGGGCCGGTCACGCGGACGTCGTGCTGGAGACGGACGGCAGGACCGTGCGCCTCACCGTCGCCGACGACGGTGTGGGCATCCCGCCGGGGGGCCGCCGCAGCGGCCTCGCGAACATGGCGGAGCGGGCACGGAAGCTCGGCGGCGACCTGGAGCGGTCGACCCCGGAGGGCGGCGGGACACGGCTGGTGTGGCAGGTGCCCGTCCGCGACCGGTGA
- a CDS encoding alpha/beta hydrolase: protein MPRADRLAERLARSALALTGHLSPAVAARLAAPRFSDPTARSSLRPDEEPLMRRAIRTPLPVRGKTAVAYHWGDGERPVLLMHGWRSRASRFHVLAGALIERGLSPVAFDAPGHGEAAGRGTSALEYREMAAELQRRHGRFTAVVGHSVGGLGAYLAVRDVLTTRRLATIAAPARLGDVFDSFCALAGLGERVRPVLRRRLEEGLFAGEPDVWNHCSPVHDPAAITPPVLIVHDRDDDMVPYAAAERLAAAHGDHADLLTTRGLGHRRILTDPDVTAAVVAFAAADDAACHGDGGTAHGLTA from the coding sequence ATGCCTCGTGCCGACCGTCTCGCCGAACGTCTCGCCCGCTCCGCCCTCGCCCTCACCGGGCACCTCTCACCGGCCGTGGCCGCGCGGCTCGCGGCCCCCCGCTTCAGCGACCCGACCGCGCGCAGCTCCCTGCGCCCGGACGAGGAGCCGCTCATGCGCCGCGCCATCCGCACACCGCTGCCGGTGCGCGGGAAGACCGCCGTCGCCTACCACTGGGGCGACGGCGAGCGGCCCGTGCTGCTCATGCACGGCTGGCGCTCGCGCGCCTCCCGCTTCCACGTCCTCGCGGGCGCCCTGATCGAGCGCGGTCTGAGCCCGGTCGCCTTCGACGCGCCCGGCCACGGCGAGGCGGCGGGACGGGGTACGTCGGCCCTGGAGTACCGGGAGATGGCGGCGGAACTCCAGCGGCGCCACGGCCGGTTCACCGCCGTCGTCGGACACTCGGTCGGCGGCCTCGGCGCGTATCTCGCCGTCCGGGACGTCCTGACGACCCGGCGGCTGGCCACCATCGCCGCCCCGGCACGCCTCGGCGACGTGTTCGACAGCTTCTGCGCGCTGGCCGGCCTCGGCGAGCGCGTCAGGCCCGTCCTGCGCCGCCGCCTGGAGGAGGGGCTGTTCGCGGGCGAGCCCGACGTGTGGAACCACTGTTCACCCGTGCACGACCCCGCGGCGATCACCCCGCCCGTGCTGATCGTCCACGACCGGGACGACGACATGGTGCCCTACGCGGCCGCCGAGCGTCTCGCCGCCGCCCACGGCGACCACGCGGACCTGCTCACCACCCGGGGTCTCGGACACCGCCGCATCCTCACCGACCCGGACGTGACAGCCGCCGTCGTCGCCTTCGCGGCCGCCGACGACGCCGCGTGCCACGGGGACGGCGGCACGGCGCACGGCCTCACCGCCTGA
- a CDS encoding LLM class flavin-dependent oxidoreductase, producing MQFGIFTVGDVTPDPTTGRTPTERERIKAMTAIALKAEEVGLDVFATGEHHNPPFVPSSPTTMLGWIAARTERLLLSTATTLITTSDPVKIAEDFAMLQHLADGRTDVMLGRGNTGPVYPWFGQDIRQGIPLAIENYALLHKLWREDVVDWEGRFRTPLQGFTSTPRPMDDVPPFVWHGSIRSPEIAEQAAYYGDGFFSNHIFWPKEHTQRMIALYRRRFAHYGHGTEEQAIVGLGGQVFMRRNSQDAVREFRPYFDNAPVYGHGPSLEEFTAQTPLTVGSPQQVVERTLGFREYVGDYQRQLFLMDHAGLPLKTVLEQLDILGEEVVPVLRKEFAIGRPDTVPDAPTHAARVAARTAGEDTAREGRAAE from the coding sequence ATGCAGTTCGGCATCTTCACCGTGGGCGACGTCACCCCCGACCCCACCACCGGCCGCACCCCGACCGAGCGCGAGCGCATCAAGGCCATGACGGCCATCGCCCTGAAGGCCGAGGAGGTCGGCCTCGACGTCTTCGCGACCGGCGAGCACCACAACCCGCCGTTCGTCCCCTCCTCCCCCACCACCATGCTCGGCTGGATCGCCGCGCGCACCGAACGGCTCCTGCTGTCCACCGCGACCACCCTCATCACCACGAGCGACCCGGTGAAGATCGCCGAGGACTTCGCGATGCTCCAGCACCTGGCGGACGGCCGCACGGACGTCATGCTCGGCCGCGGCAACACCGGCCCCGTCTACCCCTGGTTCGGTCAGGACATCCGCCAGGGCATCCCGCTCGCCATCGAGAACTACGCGCTGCTGCACAAGCTGTGGCGCGAGGACGTCGTCGACTGGGAGGGCCGCTTCCGCACCCCCCTCCAGGGCTTCACGTCCACGCCCCGCCCGATGGACGACGTGCCCCCGTTCGTCTGGCACGGCTCCATCCGCTCCCCCGAGATCGCCGAGCAGGCGGCGTACTACGGGGACGGCTTCTTCTCGAACCACATCTTCTGGCCCAAGGAGCACACGCAGCGGATGATCGCGCTCTACCGGCGCCGCTTCGCCCACTACGGCCACGGGACCGAGGAGCAGGCCATCGTCGGCCTCGGCGGCCAGGTCTTCATGCGCCGCAACTCGCAGGACGCGGTGCGGGAGTTCCGCCCCTACTTCGACAACGCCCCCGTCTACGGCCACGGCCCGTCGCTGGAGGAGTTCACCGCCCAGACGCCGCTCACCGTCGGCAGCCCGCAGCAGGTCGTCGAACGCACCCTGGGCTTCCGCGAGTACGTCGGCGACTACCAGCGGCAGCTCTTCCTCATGGACCACGCCGGCCTGCCGCTGAAGACGGTCCTGGAGCAGCTCGACATCCTCGGCGAGGAGGTGGTCCCGGTGCTGCGCAAGGAGTTCGCGATCGGCCGGCCCGACACGGTGCCGGACGCGCCCACGCACGCCGCCCGCGTCGCCGCGCGGACCGCGGGCGAGGACACGGCGCGTGAGGGGCGGGCCGCGGAATGA
- a CDS encoding TetR/AcrR family transcriptional regulator: MTGAARTDGRLERGRATRRLVLGRTMAIASVEGLDGLSIGRVAGELGMSKSGVFALFGSKEELQLATIRAARAVFVQHVALPAQETPAGLARVWRLCRAYLDYSKARVFPGGCFFAAAAAEFGARGGPVRDAVADARAEWVGHVRELLEEACRLDESLPGTDVPQVAFELMALLELANADSALHGDDSGYGRAAAAVLARLRSVARDPAVLDGAV; the protein is encoded by the coding sequence ATGACGGGCGCTGCGCGGACCGACGGGCGGCTGGAGCGCGGACGGGCCACCCGCCGCCTCGTCCTCGGCCGCACCATGGCGATCGCGTCCGTCGAAGGACTCGACGGGCTGTCGATCGGCCGGGTCGCCGGTGAGCTCGGCATGAGCAAGAGCGGCGTCTTCGCGCTCTTCGGCTCCAAGGAGGAGCTGCAGCTCGCGACGATCAGGGCCGCGCGGGCCGTGTTCGTCCAGCACGTCGCGCTGCCGGCGCAGGAGACGCCGGCCGGGCTGGCGCGCGTGTGGCGGCTGTGCCGCGCCTACCTGGACTACTCGAAGGCGCGTGTCTTCCCCGGCGGCTGCTTCTTCGCGGCGGCCGCGGCCGAGTTCGGCGCCCGCGGCGGACCGGTGCGGGACGCCGTCGCCGACGCCCGCGCCGAGTGGGTGGGTCACGTGCGGGAGCTGCTGGAGGAGGCGTGCCGGCTGGACGAGTCCCTGCCCGGCACGGACGTCCCGCAGGTCGCCTTCGAGCTGATGGCCCTCCTGGAGCTGGCCAACGCCGACTCGGCGCTCCACGGGGACGACAGCGGGTACGGGCGCGCGGCGGCCGCGGTGCTGGCGCGGCTGCGGTCCGTGGCACGCGACCCGGCGGTGCTCGACGGCGCGGTCTGA
- a CDS encoding DUF1349 domain-containing protein — translation MDAPLALPGLPAPLSRFGRPAEVQVTAEDAITVAAGPRTDLFADPGGPDRFANAPALLTALEGDFTLAARVRAGLSTTYDAGALLLHAGPDSWAKLCLELSPQGRPTVVTVVTRGVSDDANAFPVESGDAWLRVSRIGTAYAFHASTDGAFWHLVRYFSLGAEPAHVGFLAQSPTGEGLSVRFEDIAYAPRTLTDPRDGS, via the coding sequence ATGGACGCACCGCTGGCCCTGCCGGGCCTCCCCGCGCCGCTCAGCCGCTTCGGCCGCCCGGCCGAGGTGCAGGTGACGGCCGAGGACGCCATCACCGTGGCGGCCGGGCCGCGCACCGACCTGTTCGCCGACCCCGGCGGCCCCGACCGGTTCGCGAACGCGCCCGCGCTCCTCACCGCCCTGGAGGGCGACTTCACGCTCGCCGCACGCGTCCGCGCCGGCCTGTCCACCACGTACGACGCCGGTGCCCTCCTCCTGCACGCGGGTCCGGACTCCTGGGCGAAGCTCTGCCTCGAACTGTCCCCGCAGGGCCGGCCCACGGTCGTCACCGTCGTCACGCGCGGCGTCTCCGACGACGCCAACGCCTTCCCCGTCGAGAGCGGCGACGCCTGGCTGCGCGTCTCGCGGATCGGCACCGCGTACGCCTTCCACGCCTCCACCGACGGGGCCTTCTGGCACCTGGTGCGCTACTTCTCCCTGGGCGCGGAGCCCGCACACGTCGGTTTCCTCGCCCAGTCGCCCACCGGTGAGGGGCTGTCCGTGCGCTTCGAGGACATCGCGTACGCCCCGCGCACGCTCACCGATCCGCGCGACGGCTCCTGA
- a CDS encoding DUF2249 domain-containing protein, whose translation MNSLTLATDPGEAAALDAARTYRTRLAGELAGRVALLITAADRAPGAVPDMHAGLVDFCERVLLPHTAAEEVTLHAAARGRAGARLLVEGLVAERHRLTGLVGSLRDAATPARAAAEARALQVLLDAHTEKENDLVLPLLAAAPDVSLAGLVAELRRALPGYGSARPEDDGSPEEDEACCGACTCGARDEPVPELDVRTVPRAKRHATVIGALDTVRPGGALELIAPHDPLALLAHIERRSPGRFTVARLERGPQDWRLRFSRH comes from the coding sequence ATGAACTCCCTCACCCTCGCCACGGACCCGGGCGAGGCGGCGGCACTGGACGCCGCCAGGACCTACCGCACCCGGCTGGCCGGCGAACTCGCCGGACGCGTCGCGCTGCTGATCACCGCGGCCGACCGCGCCCCCGGCGCCGTACCGGACATGCACGCCGGCCTCGTGGACTTCTGCGAGCGCGTACTCCTGCCGCACACCGCCGCCGAGGAGGTCACGCTCCACGCCGCCGCCCGCGGCCGGGCGGGCGCCCGGCTGCTCGTCGAGGGCCTGGTCGCCGAGCGCCACCGCCTCACCGGACTCGTCGGCTCCCTGCGCGACGCCGCGACCCCGGCCCGCGCCGCGGCGGAGGCCCGCGCGCTGCAGGTGCTCCTCGACGCGCACACCGAGAAGGAGAACGACCTCGTCCTGCCGCTGCTCGCCGCCGCGCCCGACGTCTCCCTGGCCGGGCTCGTCGCCGAGCTGCGCAGAGCACTGCCCGGCTACGGCTCCGCCCGGCCGGAGGACGACGGGAGCCCGGAGGAGGACGAGGCGTGCTGCGGAGCGTGCACCTGCGGCGCCCGGGACGAGCCCGTACCCGAACTGGACGTCCGCACGGTCCCGCGCGCCAAGCGGCACGCCACGGTCATCGGCGCGCTCGACACGGTGCGCCCCGGCGGCGCCCTGGAACTGATCGCCCCGCACGACCCGCTGGCCCTGCTCGCGCATATCGAGCGGCGCAGCCCCGGCCGGTTCACCGTCGCCCGCCTGGAGCGCGGCCCGCAGGACTGGCGGCTGCGGTTCAGCCGCCACTGA